In bacterium, the genomic window GTTCGGATGTCTTTTTGCCTGCCACCGGGGCGATTATACAATGGGGCTTGTCAGCGCGGTCACAAGCGGCGATGGATGCGGCCTGGTATAGGCGCCTTCGTATAATTAAATTGCCTATGAAACTAATTTCATTGTATTTGGTCGTTGCGATTTTGGTCGTCACGGCATCTGCACTGGCCGGTTGCAGGGGCAATCCCCCGCGGGGCGATTATGCAAATCCCGTGCTTGACGCGGCGCTTTTGGATTTGCGCGCGATGGATGCCCCTGCAGGGGCAGATCCCGTAATATTCGCCCGGCTCAAGGCTGCGCTGGAGATCGCGCTGCTCGAAAACACGATGGCGGGGTTCAAGCAATCAAGCGGCGTTCCGGCAGGACAATCCGGCAAGGTGATGAACCTTGCTTACAATGAATCTACTGGCATGCTGACCTGGACATACCGCAACAATGGGGATTACGACGTTTCCGGCGAAGTCGGAGTATCCGACATCACGCCGATTGCGTTGTCTTACCTTGCAATCACAAATGACGGCCTGGGGGACGACGCCAAAGAGGCCTGGATCGACGGCGACGGAAGCGGCGAAGTAGCCGTGTCCGACATCACGGCGATAGCAATCAACTTCCTTTCGCAAGTGTCCGCTTACAAAGTTATAACCGCGGAAAGCGATGCGGGGCCTTTCGCAGAAATCGCGCGAGTCCCATTTTCATCCGTAACCAAGACTTTTCCGCCCCGGTTCTCGGTCGCACTTCCCGAAGGGATACAGCGATTTATTTGGGTTGCCCCGGTCGATTCGAACGATGTTCAAGGCCAGCTTAGCAATCCGCTCGATTTCGCGTTTCCGGAAATTGAATCAATCTCACCCGCGGGAGGTGTGGAGGAAGAGCAGGTTACGTTTACAGCCGTGGTTTCCGGAGAGCCTCCCTTCACTTACGAGTGGGATTTCGGAGGCGGCGCAACACCGAACACATCCTTCGAGGAATCTCCGACGGTCGCACTCTCCGCGAAAGGGAATTATGTCGGCAGCCTGACCGTCACGAATTCCGCGGGCAGCGACACGCAGTCCTTCGCGATTTCGATTGCGGGGCGCAAATTTCCCGTTTCCGGCACCGTCCTTCATTTGGGAACCGGACTGGAGGGCGCGACGCTAACGCTCGACAGCTCGCAATCCGTTCAATCCGCGGCGGACGGAACTTATTCTTTTTCCGAAGTCGAAAACGGCGACCACGCCATCGTCGCCACTCTTGAGGGCTACACATTTCAGCCGGCTACGGCGCTGATAACGGTTTCCGGCGCTCCGCTTACAGGAATCGATTTCACGGCCACATCAGATTACTTCGATGTTTCCGGAACGGTGGCATCCGATGCAGGCTCGCCATTCCCCGATGTGAATCTCACATTGACCGGCGGCGCGGTTCCGTTCCAGACGACATCGCTGCAGGACGGCACATTTGCGTTTTCAAATATCCCCAACGGCATATACACGTTGACCGCCGAAAAAATCGACATTACATTCGACCCGGCAAGCCTGGAAGTAACTGGTTCGGGAGAGCCGGTCGGCGGGCTGGATTTCGTCGGCCACTTTGCCTGCGATTTGCAGCATTATCCTTATTGGTCAAACGGACTCGTCGTGCATCCTCAAATCGGCACGAATATAGACATTTTCGTGCAGTCGGGAGAAGGGGTGCCGGGCTGGACGCCGGAACTCGAAACCGCGGCGCGCGCCGGGGTTGTCAAGTGGAACTATATCGGCAACCTGTGGGGATTGTTCAATGTGCGGTTCACCGACGACCTGCAAAAGGCCGAAATATTGCTTTCGTGGGTTTCGTCGCTCGGGGGCGACACCGCGGGACTCGCAACTTGGAGCGGCTCCGGCGGCCAGATCGAGCTGCCGATGACTATAGACCTGGCGGTGTACGTGCAAGGCAATCCGGTTGACGCCGCCCTCGAAGAAATGGTCGCGGCGCATGAATGCGGCCACACGCTTGGGATATGGGATCACTCATCCTATATGGAAGACGTAATGTATCCATACGCGATGACGGGAAATCCTTCCCGGCGCGACAACTGGACGATGTTTACATGCTGGCACGATCCGCCGCAATATACAACCGGCGGCAGAGGCCCGTCGGCCGCGGGCAAGGAGCGGGTGACCTTCAGCATAGCGTGCGGATTGGATGATATTCACAACAACAACTAAGGCGGCAAACGCAAGTTTGCATGCGATGCAACCAACTACTCCGTAACGCGCCCTTCCGTAGGCGACGATGCCGTCGCATATTCCTTTTTCGGAATTCTGCCGGCAAGATAGCCCAGCCTGCCCGCTTCGCAAGCCAATCTGAATCCTTCCGCCATTCTGACCGGATCTTCGGCTTTCGCGATTGCGGTGTTGACTAGAACCGCGTCCGCGCCGATTTCAAACGCCTGTGCTGCGTCGCTCGGCACTCCAAGCCCAGCGTCCACGACTACCGGCACGTTGATCGCGGGATCTTCGAGGATGAACTTGAGCCGGGTGAAATCCACGAAGCCCTGGCCGCTGCCTATAGGTGAAGCCAGCGGCATAACCGTGTCCGCGCCCGCCTCGACAAGCCTTCGCGCCGCAATGTGGTCGTCCGTCGTGTATGGCAGCACGACGAAGCCTTCCTTTTTCAGGATTTTCGTCGCCTCAATGGTCGCGCCGACATCGGGGAGCAGCGTTTTTTCGTCGCCGATGACTTCGAGTTTTATCCAATTGGTGATGCCCAAGCCGCGCGCGAGCCGCGCAACGCGCAGCGCGTCCTCCATCGTGTAGCAGCCCGCGGTGTTGGGTAAAAGCTGTATCCTAGACAAGTCGAGGTAGTCGATAATGTTCTTGTCCTTGCGATCAGGGGAAATGTCGATGCGGCGGATCGCCACCGTCACGATTTCGGTTCCGGATGCTTCAATCGCGTCCCGCATTATTTCCGGAGAGTCGTACTTGCCCGTGCCCAGCATCAACCGGGACGAGAACTGCCGCCCGCCGATAACAAGTGGCCTGTCTTCCCGCATAGATTTCCTCGCTTGCGCCATGCCGGCGATGTTTCTATACCAGGCAAGCCTGCAATCTTGGCCGATTTGGGCCAAACGATATCAATTTCCCAACCTGCGAATCAAGCCAGTCGCTCGCCCAGCCTTTGCAAAACCTGCCCGATTGCATCCTCAAGATTCCCCTCCACTTTAAAGCCAGCGGCCGCGGGATGCCCGCCGCCGCCGAAACTCACCGCGAACGAGGCGAGGTCGAAACCGTTCTTGCTTCGCATGCTTACCTTTATGCCGGTACCGTTTTCCTTGAAGAAGATGGACAACGGATATTCGCCGATCGTCCTGATCAGGTCAACCATGCCTTCGGTATCCGACTGGGAAGTGCCGGTCTCCTTGAGCATTTGCTGGGTCTGCCAGGCGTAAAGCGCTCCCAGCTCGGGCACCGCAGTCAGAGTGGAGAGTATCCGACCGAAGAGCTGCATCTGGTTGACGGTTCGCGTGTAATAAACATCTTCAATCACTTTGGATGGATTCGCGCCAAGCTCAACAAGCTCGCCCGCCACTTCCAGCGCGCGGCGGTTCGTGTTGCTGAAACTGAACCGTCCCGTATCGGTGATCAACGCAACATAAAGGTTAACAGCGATTTCCTTTGAATATTTGCATCCAAGCGCTTTCACGATGTCGTGGACCAGCACGCCCGCCGCGGCGCAATCCGGACATACCAGATTTACATCGCCGTAAAAAGTATTGCTGATATGGTGATCGATGTTTACGATTCGGCAAGCTCCGCCGCCGCCGGGTTTCACGCCGAGAGCAATCAATTTGCTCGCATACTGCTCGCCTAGCCTGCCAAAATCTCCGTTGTCGAGTATCGCAATCGTATCCGGAAGCTCATCAGGCAGCGTATCCGGGTGTTCAAGTTCGGAAACGCCAGGCAGCTTCGAGTACATCCGCTGCAAGGGATCGCGCGAAAACGCGCGTGCGTGTTTGTCAAGCGAGCGCAATGCATGAAGCAAACCCAGCGTGGAACCGTACGCATCGCCGTCCGGTTCTTCATGTGTCAAAACCCAGACGCTATTCGCCCTCAACAACTCGGCCGCGACTTCCGCGACTTTGGACGGGTAATCTTTATCAGTTGTTTTGTTCATCTTTCCTTGGGTATCCAAGTTCGCTTAGAAGTTTGTCAATCCGCATTCCGTGCTCAATCGAGTTGTCAAGAATAAATCTCAGCTCCGGCACTTTGCGGATATCGTGAAGCCCCGCAAGCTCGGTGCGAAAGTACCCGCTTGCAGCCTTGAGAACGGCCATGGCCTGTTTCTTGGCTTCATCGTCTCCGATTATCGAGACGTATACTTTCGCGTACTCCAAATCCTTTGAAACCTCGACGCCAAGCACGGTAACATCTTTAATCCGCGGGTCGCGTGCCTTTTCAAGCACGAGCACCCCAAGGTCGCGTTTGAATTGCTCCTCAAGCCGCGTAATTCGAAGCGATTTTTCCATTCTAAAACCTCGGCACTTCCTTCACGTCGTAAAGGTGAAGGATGTCCCCCGGCTCCACATCGGAAGTCCCCTCGATTACGAACCCGCACTCGTAGCCGCTTGCGACCTCTCGCACGTCGTCTTTGAATCGCCTAAGTGAGCGAAGCGAACCTTCGAACAAAACGTCCGTTCCGCGGCGCAGCCTGAACTTCTTGCCGCGTTCGGCCTTGCCGTCAAGTACGTATCCTCCGCAGATGACGTTGTCTTTTGTCGTGCGGAATATCTCGCGAATCTCCACCTTGCCGAATTCAAATTCCTCGAAAATCGGCTCAAGCAGGCCAAGCATCGCCTTTTGAATGTCCTCGGACATCTGGTAGATGATGTCGTACATCCTGACGTCCACTTTTTCCTGCTCGACGAGCCGCTTCGCACCTGACGTGAGCGTAGTCCTGAAGCCGAGCACGATCGCCTCCGATGCGGATGCGAGCATTATGTCGTTTTCGTTTATCTGGCCCACTCCATGCGACAGGACATGCACCTTCGTGCCTTCAACATTTATGCGGCCAAGCTCCGACAAAATCGCTTCTTCGCTTCCGCCGACATCGCATTTCAGCACGACATTGAGATCCTTGACTTCGCCTTTTTCAAGGCGGGAGTAAAAATCCTCCAAACTCGCCTTGATCATGGGAGTGCGCTGCAGCTCCAAACGCTCGCGATCCTTGCGCGTTTCGATTATCTCTCCGGCCTGGCGCTTGTTGATGAAAGCGAAAATTTTGTCGCCGTTCGACGGCAGGAAATCGAGCCCGATTAGCCTGACAGGGCGGGAAGGGAGCGCCTCGTCGACCGATTTCGCCCACTCGTCCTCCATGCGTTTGATCCGCCCGCCGGACGTGCCGCATACAAGGTACTGCCCACGCCGGAAAGTACCCTGCATCACCAGGACCGTGGCGATTACGCCTTGGCCGGTGGTAATCTGGGATTCGATTACTACCCCATACGCTGGAGCCTTGGGATCCGCTTTTAGATCAAGAAGCTCCGCTTGGAGCAAAATCATGTCCAAAAGCTCTTCAATGTTTTCACCGGTGAGCGCGGAAATCTTGACGAAAATCGTGTCGCCGCCCCATTCTTCGGGCACCAATCCAAGCTCTGCGACCTGCGACATCGTTCGCTCGGCGTTGGCGGACGGAAGATCGTTTTTGTTAAGGGCGACGATAATCGGGACATTGGCGGCCTTGGCATGTTCGACAGCTTCCTTGGTTTGCGGCTTGACGCCGTCGTCGCAAGCCACCACCAACACCACGACATCCGTCACTTGAGAACCGCGCGCGCGCATTTGAGTGAACGCGGCATGGCCGGGCGTATCCAGGAATGTGATTTGCTTGTTCTTATAAACGATTTGATAAGCGCCGATGTGCTGCGTTATTCCGCCGCTTTCCTGCGCGACGACGTTAGTGTGCCTGATGCGATCGAGCAGTTTCGTCTTTCCATGGTCGACGTGGCCCATCACCGTAACAACCGGCGGGCGCGGGACCAGATTGCCCGCGGAAACGCGGTCGAACATTTCAAGAACATCTTCCGGAGCTTCTTCGTGCTTCACTTCATAAGGTATTCCGAAATGGTCGGCGACCAGCTGAACCTCGTCTTCGCTTACGACGTGGTTGATGTTGGCAAGAACGTTCAAGTCCTTCAACAGGAAGCTGATAATGTCGCCGACCTTTACTCCGGTTTTCATACTGATGTCCCGCACCGACATATCACCTGTGATTTTCAGCGTCGGAATCGTTTTCGCCGCGGCGGGAAGGTGCTGCTGAAGCCCGCCTTTGATTTTGAAAACCCGCTTTCGGCTTCTGACGGGCTCCGCCTCATCCGGCAGCTTGACGATCTCCTTGATTTTCTTTTTTACCGGAACCGGCGCCTTGGGCGGCGGGCCTGCCACGACCGCGCCGCGCTTTTTCTTTAGAGCCTTGGATTCCTCTTCCGCCTTTTCCTTTTCATCGGCTTGAACGGCCGGCTTTTCGGCCGCGGGTTTTTTGGCTGCGGGTGTAACAGGCTGGGGCTGCTTCAACTTCGGCTTCTTCTCCGGAGCAGCTTCAGGGGCTTCCGCGGGCGCAACCGGCAGAGCGGGAGCGGCTTCCGCCGCTTCGGCTGCTTTTTTCGCCAGTTTTTTGACTTCCAAATCTTCCTTTTTAAAAAAGGTTTTGGGAGCGGCCCTTCTTTGCGGCGCGGCTTTTTCTTTGGGAAGTGCGCCAAGATCCTGAACGCCGGCGTCAGCCCTCACTCTCGCCGGACCGATTCTCCGGGTTTTCGGCGCTTGCTCGGCGGACGGGACTTTGGCTGCCTCTTGGATTTCGGCGCGCTCAGGCAATCCGCCTCCCTGAACCCTGGCGAGCAGCTTCTCGTAAGTGGCCTGGTCAATTACAGCCAACAGGCCGCGGTTGTCCTTGTCCTCCCATCCGATTTCCTCCAGCAGCTTTTTTACGCGGGAAACGGTGAAGCCCGGGCCAAGCTTCTTGGGCAAGGACGCTATCTTGTATGTATCAGCCGCCATAAACCTCCAGTAGGTGGAAACTTTTAGTCACAGGCATTCAGCCGCCTTTTGACCGCAACCAAAAACCGTCTTTTAAGGATGAACCATTCTGTTTCGTCCAAATGAATGTGAACGCGGTCGTGCTTGCTTCGTTTGAAATCCACTCGCCCGCGCCCGACAAGCAAATCGAAACATCCTTCTCTCGGGCAAAGGTAGATGCTCCGACCGAAGGACTGTCGCGCAGCACTCAACAGAACAATCTTGCCATTTCTCAGATTAAATCTTAGCAAGTAATTCTGTGGATGGCGTTCCCCGCATCCAAGACAAGTGCGGATCGGCTCACGACGATCGACTGAAGGAATCGGAATACTCAAGCTATTCGTCAGCCCCCTCATAGCCTTGCGCTTCCCCCGCTCCCTCTTCCGCGGCGGAATCCGTGCCTTCCACTTCCTCGATTTCTTTCACGCTTTTTACATCGAGGTAGTACTTTGTGAGCTTGGATGCAAGCCTTACATTACGCCAGCCCTTGCCGATCGCAAGGCTAATCTGGTCATTCGGAACGATCACGATCGCCCTCTTTTCATCTTCGAATATCTCCACGCTGGCGACCTTCGCAGGCGAAAGCGCTTCGGCAATATATTCGAAGGGATCTTCGCAGTACGGAATAAGGTCTATTTTTTCGTCGTGAAGCTCGTGGCTTATTGCGAGGATTCGGATTCCCTTGCTGCCAATGCAGGTTCCAACCGCGTCGAGTTCGGGCATCAAGCTTTTAACGGCGACCTTTGCTCGATAACCGGGTTCGCGCGCAATTCCAACGATTTCAATCGCACCTTCGCGGACTTCCGGAATTTCGTTTTCCATAAGCTTCCTGATTAGGTCGGGATGGCTACGGGAAAGCACCAGCATCGGAGTCTTACGAGAGGTGCGCACATCAATCAGCAACGCCTTGATTCG contains:
- a CDS encoding DUF2012 domain-containing protein; the protein is MKLISLYLVVAILVVTASALAGCRGNPPRGDYANPVLDAALLDLRAMDAPAGADPVIFARLKAALEIALLENTMAGFKQSSGVPAGQSGKVMNLAYNESTGMLTWTYRNNGDYDVSGEVGVSDITPIALSYLAITNDGLGDDAKEAWIDGDGSGEVAVSDITAIAINFLSQVSAYKVITAESDAGPFAEIARVPFSSVTKTFPPRFSVALPEGIQRFIWVAPVDSNDVQGQLSNPLDFAFPEIESISPAGGVEEEQVTFTAVVSGEPPFTYEWDFGGGATPNTSFEESPTVALSAKGNYVGSLTVTNSAGSDTQSFAISIAGRKFPVSGTVLHLGTGLEGATLTLDSSQSVQSAADGTYSFSEVENGDHAIVATLEGYTFQPATALITVSGAPLTGIDFTATSDYFDVSGTVASDAGSPFPDVNLTLTGGAVPFQTTSLQDGTFAFSNIPNGIYTLTAEKIDITFDPASLEVTGSGEPVGGLDFVGHFACDLQHYPYWSNGLVVHPQIGTNIDIFVQSGEGVPGWTPELETAARAGVVKWNYIGNLWGLFNVRFTDDLQKAEILLSWVSSLGGDTAGLATWSGSGGQIELPMTIDLAVYVQGNPVDAALEEMVAAHECGHTLGIWDHSSYMEDVMYPYAMTGNPSRRDNWTMFTCWHDPPQYTTGGRGPSAAGKERVTFSIACGLDDIHNNN
- a CDS encoding thiazole synthase, translating into MREDRPLVIGGRQFSSRLMLGTGKYDSPEIMRDAIEASGTEIVTVAIRRIDISPDRKDKNIIDYLDLSRIQLLPNTAGCYTMEDALRVARLARGLGITNWIKLEVIGDEKTLLPDVGATIEATKILKKEGFVVLPYTTDDHIAARRLVEAGADTVMPLASPIGSGQGFVDFTRLKFILEDPAINVPVVVDAGLGVPSDAAQAFEIGADAVLVNTAIAKAEDPVRMAEGFRLACEAGRLGYLAGRIPKKEYATASSPTEGRVTE
- the rbfA gene encoding 30S ribosome-binding factor RbfA codes for the protein MEKSLRITRLEEQFKRDLGVLVLEKARDPRIKDVTVLGVEVSKDLEYAKVYVSIIGDDEAKKQAMAVLKAASGYFRTELAGLHDIRKVPELRFILDNSIEHGMRIDKLLSELGYPRKDEQNN
- the infB gene encoding translation initiation factor IF-2, with the protein product MAADTYKIASLPKKLGPGFTVSRVKKLLEEIGWEDKDNRGLLAVIDQATYEKLLARVQGGGLPERAEIQEAAKVPSAEQAPKTRRIGPARVRADAGVQDLGALPKEKAAPQRRAAPKTFFKKEDLEVKKLAKKAAEAAEAAPALPVAPAEAPEAAPEKKPKLKQPQPVTPAAKKPAAEKPAVQADEKEKAEEESKALKKKRGAVVAGPPPKAPVPVKKKIKEIVKLPDEAEPVRSRKRVFKIKGGLQQHLPAAAKTIPTLKITGDMSVRDISMKTGVKVGDIISFLLKDLNVLANINHVVSEDEVQLVADHFGIPYEVKHEEAPEDVLEMFDRVSAGNLVPRPPVVTVMGHVDHGKTKLLDRIRHTNVVAQESGGITQHIGAYQIVYKNKQITFLDTPGHAAFTQMRARGSQVTDVVVLVVACDDGVKPQTKEAVEHAKAANVPIIVALNKNDLPSANAERTMSQVAELGLVPEEWGGDTIFVKISALTGENIEELLDMILLQAELLDLKADPKAPAYGVVIESQITTGQGVIATVLVMQGTFRRGQYLVCGTSGGRIKRMEDEWAKSVDEALPSRPVRLIGLDFLPSNGDKIFAFINKRQAGEIIETRKDRERLELQRTPMIKASLEDFYSRLEKGEVKDLNVVLKCDVGGSEEAILSELGRINVEGTKVHVLSHGVGQINENDIMLASASEAIVLGFRTTLTSGAKRLVEQEKVDVRMYDIIYQMSEDIQKAMLGLLEPIFEEFEFGKVEIREIFRTTKDNVICGGYVLDGKAERGKKFRLRRGTDVLFEGSLRSLRRFKDDVREVASGYECGFVIEGTSDVEPGDILHLYDVKEVPRF
- a CDS encoding YlxR family protein, whose protein sequence is MSIPIPSVDRREPIRTCLGCGERHPQNYLLRFNLRNGKIVLLSAARQSFGRSIYLCPREGCFDLLVGRGRVDFKRSKHDRVHIHLDETEWFILKRRFLVAVKRRLNACD
- the nusA gene encoding transcription termination/antitermination protein NusA, with product MKLNAEIVSALQEIESSQGVGREVIFESLREAIRTAYYKSNGPVENLVVDVELGEKNEIEAYLRKTVVAKVEDPVYQMSLEEARAISEDAEEGDIILSEVSLDNLGLLAIHYARQKIVTAIKDARKDRVLNQFKHRMFEIINGSVRYVDRQDVFVDVEGDVEAILPYREQIPTERYHAGQRIKALLIDVRTSRKTPMLVLSRSHPDLIRKLMENEIPEVREGAIEIVGIAREPGYRAKVAVKSLMPELDAVGTCIGSKGIRILAISHELHDEKIDLIPYCEDPFEYIAEALSPAKVASVEIFEDEKRAIVIVPNDQISLAIGKGWRNVRLASKLTKYYLDVKSVKEIEEVEGTDSAAEEGAGEAQGYEGADE